The Roseovarius sp. EL26 genome has a window encoding:
- a CDS encoding aspartate/glutamate racemase family protein encodes MKPVGILGGMGPEATILLMQKMLGMVDAHDDADHIPLIVHQNPQVPSRIKALIEGQGEDPGPTLTRMAQDLQQAGAQAIAMPCNTAHYYAPAVVAGSTVPFLNMLDLTAAHLAKSGAKRIGMLASPATRMVGVFNKPFAAHGLTPVWLPQDEALLTIIRAIKAGEPAASQITPLSKIAQDLLDLGADHLLIACTELSLLTNAIPEGIPYTDSLECLTHAIAKFATS; translated from the coding sequence ATGAAACCCGTTGGCATCCTCGGTGGGATGGGGCCCGAGGCCACCATCCTCCTGATGCAAAAAATGCTGGGTATGGTCGACGCGCATGACGACGCCGACCATATCCCCCTGATCGTACACCAAAACCCGCAGGTGCCCTCGCGTATCAAGGCGCTGATCGAAGGCCAGGGCGAAGACCCCGGCCCAACATTAACCCGCATGGCGCAAGATCTGCAGCAGGCGGGCGCGCAAGCGATTGCCATGCCCTGCAACACCGCGCACTACTACGCGCCTGCCGTGGTCGCGGGTAGCACGGTACCATTTCTGAATATGCTGGATCTGACCGCCGCACATTTGGCCAAATCGGGGGCCAAACGCATCGGCATGCTCGCCTCCCCTGCCACGCGGATGGTGGGCGTGTTCAATAAACCCTTCGCCGCCCATGGCCTCACCCCCGTCTGGCTGCCGCAGGACGAGGCGCTGCTAACCATCATCCGCGCCATCAAGGCCGGGGAACCCGCCGCCAGCCAGATCACACCGCTGTCAAAGATTGCGCAGGATCTTCTGGACCTCGGCGCCGATCACCTCCTGATCGCCTGTACCGAGCTTTCGCTCCTCACCAATGCCATCCCCGAAGGCATCCCTTACACCGACAGCCTCGAATGCCTCACACATGCGATAGCGAAGTTTGCGACTTCGTAG
- a CDS encoding DMT family transporter, which produces MSDVNASRREESGYFGRRQSPLLGVFLVVTSAVTFSTAGLFTKGVTAGSWEVIFWRGVFAVSFTIGWICLRQRFRSEVLLMGWSGAAIAVVGAAGTAAFIASFKLTSIANVSLIYAVAPLISALLAWLWIAEPAGRRVIWGGIGALIGVAIIVSGSLGGVSLKGDLLALFMACMMALMMVLYRVHPETPGAGPMALSSVLLLPFCMVFGAPFVLPISEIIILAAFGLIFAIASVTLVEGVRRIPAGQAALLSTLEVPLAPVLAFVVLAEIPAVQTMIGAPLVLVAIVLAAWPQQPHQISG; this is translated from the coding sequence ATGAGTGACGTAAATGCAAGCCGAAGAGAGGAAAGCGGGTATTTCGGACGCAGACAGAGCCCGCTTTTGGGCGTCTTTTTGGTGGTGACTTCTGCCGTGACCTTCAGCACCGCGGGGCTCTTTACCAAGGGCGTCACTGCCGGATCTTGGGAGGTGATTTTTTGGCGCGGGGTGTTTGCGGTGAGCTTTACCATCGGTTGGATCTGTTTGCGCCAGCGGTTCCGGAGTGAGGTTTTACTGATGGGATGGAGCGGGGCGGCCATTGCCGTCGTGGGTGCGGCAGGGACGGCGGCGTTTATCGCATCGTTCAAGCTGACAAGTATCGCCAATGTGTCGTTGATCTACGCAGTGGCACCGCTGATTTCCGCTTTGTTGGCGTGGCTCTGGATAGCTGAGCCTGCAGGGCGGCGGGTGATTTGGGGCGGGATCGGCGCCTTGATCGGTGTGGCGATCATTGTTTCGGGATCATTGGGCGGGGTGAGCCTGAAGGGCGATCTGCTAGCCTTGTTTATGGCCTGCATGATGGCGCTGATGATGGTGCTGTATCGAGTGCACCCAGAGACTCCGGGCGCAGGGCCAATGGCATTGTCTTCGGTCTTATTGCTGCCGTTTTGTATGGTGTTTGGGGCGCCGTTTGTATTGCCTATATCCGAGATCATAATCTTGGCGGCGTTTGGCCTGATCTTTGCGATTGCCTCGGTCACATTGGTCGAAGGTGTGCGGCGGATCCCGGCGGGACAGGCGGCGTTGTTGAGCACGTTGGAGGTGCCATTGGCTCCCGTTTTGGCCTTTGTGGTGTTGGCAGAAATACCGGCGGTGCAAACCATGATCGGTGCACCATTGGTTTTGGTGGCGATTGTTCTAGCTGCATGGCCGCAGCAACCCCATCAGATTTCTGGGTAG
- a CDS encoding carboxymuconolactone decarboxylase family protein, with protein sequence MQRIPPVTAETETLQQKAARDKVRAAWGKPLNITDAMAHNPAVLEGFLAFWTALDKSGLSHEDREVICMDMAVQNGCHYCVPAHLDMAAARKIDMEMIIRISKGELISGDSRAARLQRLTRRLVETGGKLEDAELAQAHADGFDNGQLVAIIAEIAHCHFTNSFNRLANTTPDAHYPEI encoded by the coding sequence ATGCAGCGCATTCCGCCGGTCACCGCTGAAACCGAAACGCTCCAACAAAAAGCCGCGCGCGACAAAGTTCGCGCGGCTTGGGGCAAGCCCCTCAACATCACAGATGCAATGGCGCATAACCCAGCGGTGCTTGAGGGTTTTCTCGCCTTTTGGACAGCCCTCGACAAATCCGGCCTCTCACACGAGGACCGTGAGGTAATCTGCATGGACATGGCCGTGCAAAACGGCTGCCACTACTGCGTGCCCGCGCATCTCGATATGGCCGCCGCCCGCAAGATCGACATGGAGATGATCATCCGCATCTCAAAGGGCGAACTGATCTCCGGTGACAGCCGCGCCGCCCGCCTGCAACGCCTGACCCGCCGCCTTGTCGAAACAGGCGGCAAGCTGGAAGATGCGGAACTGGCACAGGCCCATGCCGACGGCTTCGACAACGGTCAACTGGTCGCCATCATCGCTGAAATCGCCCACTGCCATTTCACCAACAGCTTCAATCGCTTGGCCAACACCACGCCTGACGCGCACTACCCAGAAATCTGA
- the ubiA gene encoding 4-hydroxybenzoate octaprenyltransferase translates to MTGNDQMPEATGQVSDAVKDNWVDRWAPVTTRPYLRLSRADRPIGTWLLLLPCWWGLLLAMLYDGRAGWHDLWIFVGCAIGSFVMRGAGCTWNDITDRHIDGSVARTASRPIPSGQVSVKGALIWLVVQALLGLAVLMTMNTAAIVLGVLSLAPVTIYPFAKRFTWWPQAFLGIAFNWGALLAWTAHAGALHWPAVVLYLSGVAWTLFYDTIYAHQDSEDDALIGVKSTARLFGNDSPKWLMRFLIATVTLQGLAVIMSAPDGQPLMMVVALCGPWLMGWHLHWQLRQFDMQDNSSLVALFRSNRDAGLISVLFFAFALML, encoded by the coding sequence ATGACCGGGAATGACCAGATGCCAGAGGCGACAGGACAGGTTTCTGACGCTGTCAAAGATAACTGGGTGGATCGTTGGGCACCGGTGACAACGCGGCCTTATTTACGCCTATCGCGGGCGGACCGGCCAATTGGCACTTGGCTGCTGTTGTTACCCTGTTGGTGGGGGCTTTTGTTGGCCATGCTTTATGATGGGCGGGCGGGGTGGCATGACCTGTGGATCTTTGTTGGCTGTGCGATAGGATCTTTTGTGATGCGCGGTGCGGGCTGTACGTGGAATGACATTACTGACCGCCACATTGACGGCAGCGTGGCGCGCACGGCTTCGCGCCCGATTCCATCAGGGCAAGTGAGCGTGAAGGGAGCGTTGATTTGGCTGGTGGTTCAGGCGTTGCTGGGGTTGGCGGTGCTGATGACCATGAACACTGCAGCGATTGTGCTGGGTGTTTTGTCGCTGGCACCTGTCACGATTTACCCTTTTGCCAAGCGCTTTACTTGGTGGCCACAGGCATTTTTGGGAATCGCGTTTAATTGGGGTGCTTTGTTGGCCTGGACGGCGCATGCCGGTGCGTTGCATTGGCCGGCTGTGGTTTTGTACCTGTCGGGCGTGGCTTGGACGTTGTTCTATGACACGATTTATGCTCATCAAGATAGTGAAGATGATGCCTTGATCGGGGTCAAGTCTACCGCGCGGCTATTTGGCAATGACAGTCCGAAATGGTTGATGCGATTTTTGATCGCAACTGTCACCCTGCAAGGGCTGGCCGTGATCATGTCCGCACCAGATGGGCAGCCGTTGATGATGGTTGTGGCGCTGTGTGGGCCGTGGTTGATGGGCTGGCATTTGCACTGGCAATTGCGTCAGTTTGATATGCAGGACAATAGTAGCTTGGTGGCTTTATTCCGATCAAATAGGGATGCCGGATTGATCAGTGTGCTGTTTTTTGCCTTTGCCTTGATGCTGTGA
- a CDS encoding short-chain fatty acyl-CoA regulator family protein translates to MATQKLYAGAKLRETRQRLSLTQKDFAARLGVSLPYLNQMENNNRPISTTVVLALAQEFGFDVTELSSGDAERMVSDMREALADPIFADDPPPLTDLRLTASNAPALARAFLELHRAYRQTHERLASLDEALGREDARTQTSPWDEVRDFFHYCDNYIDAVDRAAEHFVQSVTKRPRDIAHDRLEKMGITVLTSDDGPLRRYDAQTKTLYLSSRAEPETRDFQLLLQVALLTQNQLIEATLDLARFHSDAARDIAKIGLANYFAGAAMMPYTTFLTAAQEHRHDLEVLANLFGASIEQVCHRLSTLQRPGAKGVPFFFVRVDQAGTITKRHSATRLQFARFGGACPLWNVHRAFETPAQFLRQLAETPDGVRYISLARDVSKSGGSFGAPVRRFAIALGCEVKHADALIYADGLDLNNAQAFEPIGISCRICERTHCHQRSVPPLERRLQVVPDERGVLPYRVG, encoded by the coding sequence ATGGCCACTCAAAAGCTCTACGCCGGCGCGAAACTGCGCGAAACCCGTCAACGTCTCAGCCTGACGCAAAAGGATTTTGCCGCCCGCCTGGGGGTATCCTTGCCCTATCTCAACCAGATGGAAAACAACAATCGCCCGATCAGCACCACCGTGGTGCTCGCTCTGGCGCAAGAGTTTGGCTTTGACGTAACTGAGCTGTCCAGCGGTGATGCCGAACGTATGGTCAGCGACATGCGCGAAGCCTTGGCCGATCCGATTTTTGCAGATGATCCACCACCCTTGACCGACCTGCGCCTCACCGCCTCCAATGCCCCGGCTCTCGCTCGCGCCTTTCTGGAACTGCATCGTGCTTACCGTCAAACCCACGAGCGTCTTGCGTCACTCGACGAGGCCCTGGGCCGCGAAGACGCCCGCACCCAGACCAGCCCGTGGGACGAGGTGCGCGATTTCTTTCACTATTGCGACAACTACATCGATGCGGTTGACCGCGCCGCCGAACATTTCGTGCAGTCCGTCACAAAACGCCCACGTGACATTGCTCACGACCGCCTTGAAAAAATGGGTATTACGGTCTTAACCTCGGACGATGGCCCGCTGCGCCGCTATGATGCGCAGACCAAAACGCTGTATCTTTCTTCACGCGCAGAACCGGAAACCCGCGATTTCCAGCTCCTCCTACAAGTCGCCCTGCTGACCCAAAACCAGTTGATCGAAGCGACATTGGACCTCGCCCGTTTCCACTCCGACGCCGCCCGTGACATCGCCAAAATCGGCCTCGCCAACTATTTCGCCGGGGCCGCGATGATGCCCTACACCACCTTTCTGACTGCGGCTCAAGAACACCGGCATGATTTGGAAGTCCTCGCAAATCTCTTTGGCGCATCCATCGAGCAGGTCTGTCATCGCCTCTCGACCTTGCAACGCCCCGGCGCCAAGGGCGTGCCGTTCTTCTTTGTCCGCGTTGATCAGGCCGGCACCATCACCAAACGCCACTCCGCCACCCGACTACAATTCGCCCGCTTCGGCGGGGCCTGCCCGCTGTGGAACGTGCACCGCGCCTTTGAAACACCCGCACAATTCCTGCGCCAACTGGCCGAAACCCCCGATGGCGTCCGCTATATCAGCCTTGCCCGGGATGTCTCAAAATCCGGCGGCTCGTTTGGGGCACCCGTGCGCCGCTTCGCAATCGCCCTGGGCTGCGAAGTCAAACATGCCGACGCCCTGATCTACGCCGACGGGTTGGATCTGAACAACGCACAGGCCTTTGAGCCCATCGGCATTTCCTGCCGTATCTGCGAACGCACCCATTGCCATCAACGCTCTGTTCCGCCGCTTGAACGCCGCCTGCAAGTCGTGCCGGATGAGCGCGGCGTGCTGCCCTACAGGGTGGGATAA
- a CDS encoding D-cysteine desulfhydrase, producing the protein MNLAKFPRVHLAHLPTPLEHMPRLSEALDGPDIYIKRDDCTGLSTGGNKTRKLEFLMAEAQAQGADMVMTQGATQSNHARQTAAAAAKLGMDCHILLEDRTGYNYDNYKHNGNVLLDHLHGATMEHRGPDLDMHAEMEAVADKFRSEGRNVYTIPGGGSNATGALGYVNCALEMLNQFVTMGLNVDHIVHATGSAGTQAGLITGLRAMNANIPLLGIGVRAPKAKQEENVYNLAVKTAEKLGCPGVVAREDVVANTDYVGPGYGMPAEDTLEAIDIFAKHEAILLDPVYSAKGGAGLIDLIRKGHFKKGEKVVFLHTGGAIGLTGYRHLFDVPE; encoded by the coding sequence ATGAACCTCGCCAAATTCCCCCGCGTGCACCTTGCACACCTGCCCACCCCGCTAGAACATATGCCCCGCCTGTCCGAGGCGCTTGACGGCCCTGACATCTATATCAAACGTGACGACTGCACCGGGCTTTCGACCGGCGGCAACAAGACACGCAAGCTCGAATTCCTGATGGCCGAGGCGCAAGCACAAGGCGCCGACATGGTGATGACGCAAGGCGCGACACAGTCTAACCACGCCCGCCAAACCGCCGCTGCCGCTGCCAAGCTGGGCATGGATTGCCACATCCTGCTCGAAGATCGCACCGGCTACAATTATGACAACTACAAGCACAACGGTAACGTTCTGCTCGATCACCTGCACGGCGCCACGATGGAGCATCGCGGTCCTGATCTGGACATGCACGCGGAAATGGAAGCCGTCGCTGACAAATTCCGCTCTGAGGGCCGCAATGTCTACACCATCCCCGGTGGCGGCTCAAACGCCACGGGCGCGCTTGGCTATGTCAACTGTGCACTGGAAATGCTGAACCAGTTTGTCACCATGGGCCTGAACGTTGATCACATCGTGCACGCCACGGGTTCCGCTGGCACTCAAGCCGGTCTGATCACTGGTCTCCGCGCAATGAACGCCAACATTCCCCTGCTGGGCATCGGCGTGCGCGCCCCCAAAGCCAAGCAAGAGGAAAATGTTTACAACCTCGCCGTCAAAACCGCCGAAAAACTGGGTTGCCCCGGTGTGGTTGCCCGCGAAGACGTAGTGGCCAACACCGATTACGTCGGCCCCGGCTACGGCATGCCAGCCGAGGATACGCTGGAAGCCATCGACATCTTCGCCAAGCACGAGGCTATTTTACTGGATCCGGTCTATTCGGCCAAAGGCGGCGCTGGCCTGATCGATCTCATTCGCAAAGGTCACTTCAAAAAGGGTGAAAAGGTTGTCTTCCTGCACACCGGCGGCGCCATCGGTCTGACCGGCTATCGCCACTTGTTTGACGTGCCTGAATGA
- a CDS encoding OmpA family protein — translation MRLSSTIAIATVFGGAAGLCLLGASFAVSAVEDGSRKVVLQELTTNDIAWAEVDANGLQVFLAGTAPSEAARFNALSAAGKAVDAARVIDQMLVVDSIEALPPRFSIEILRHDQGVSLIGLIPTQTDRGELIADVEAAADGEPVADLLEAADYPVPEQWDDALRFAIRSLEQLPRAKISVEANRVAVTAMAEGRAEKVTLETSLARDVPSDVRLSTNITAPRPVITPFTLRFVIDAGAARFDACSADTEKARTAIIKAATQAGVNRKVDCTIGLGVPSPRWANAVELAIAAVSDFNGGSVTFSDADISLVAHEDVSQQHFDDIVGKLETSLPEVFTLHAKLPEKAVTSADNTPEFVATLSPEGLVQIRGQISSEGSRKTVDSLAKARFASDVVHTTARLAEALPRNWPVRTLTGVEALSYLSSGAVTVTPDNLTVKGKTGRPDASAKVSAMLASKLGEAGQYSIDIEYVEALDPVASLPTPDECVDLISQMQVDRKINFEPGSSNVDEDSSPILDDIAEVLRECGKIKLEIGGHTDSQGREEMNQQLSQTRAQTILNELRQRRVLTSKFTATGYGESQPIESNDSEAGREANRRIEFLLIRPDPIVEEETTLDALAEPKGEKPEENAEEKLQEDAEGQAADE, via the coding sequence ATGCGCCTTTCTTCGACTATTGCGATTGCTACAGTTTTTGGTGGTGCAGCGGGACTATGTCTTTTGGGGGCGAGTTTTGCGGTTTCCGCGGTTGAAGATGGATCGCGCAAGGTGGTTTTGCAGGAGCTAACCACAAATGACATTGCCTGGGCCGAGGTGGATGCCAATGGCTTGCAGGTTTTTCTAGCCGGGACAGCACCATCAGAGGCGGCCCGCTTTAATGCCCTGTCAGCGGCTGGTAAGGCAGTTGATGCAGCGCGAGTCATTGACCAGATGCTGGTGGTGGATTCGATTGAGGCGTTGCCACCACGGTTTTCTATCGAAATTCTACGTCACGATCAGGGGGTTTCCCTGATTGGGTTGATCCCTACACAAACGGATCGGGGTGAGCTGATCGCAGATGTAGAGGCTGCCGCAGATGGTGAGCCGGTGGCTGATCTGCTAGAAGCGGCCGATTATCCGGTGCCGGAACAATGGGACGATGCCCTGCGTTTTGCGATTCGCTCTCTGGAACAGTTGCCGAGGGCAAAGATTTCGGTCGAGGCCAACCGTGTAGCTGTGACTGCCATGGCTGAAGGCCGCGCGGAAAAGGTCACGCTTGAAACATCGCTTGCACGAGATGTTCCGAGTGATGTCAGGCTCTCAACAAACATCACGGCCCCACGTCCGGTGATCACCCCGTTTACATTGCGGTTTGTGATAGATGCTGGCGCGGCGCGTTTTGATGCCTGTTCTGCCGATACGGAAAAAGCGCGTACTGCGATCATCAAGGCTGCGACACAGGCCGGTGTGAATCGCAAAGTTGACTGCACCATTGGCCTGGGCGTGCCGTCACCGAGATGGGCAAATGCGGTTGAGCTGGCGATTGCGGCCGTCAGTGATTTTAATGGTGGCAGTGTCACTTTCTCTGATGCTGATATCTCGTTGGTGGCGCATGAAGACGTCTCTCAGCAACACTTTGATGATATTGTCGGCAAGCTTGAAACCTCTTTGCCCGAAGTATTTACTCTCCATGCAAAGCTGCCTGAAAAGGCTGTGACCAGTGCCGACAATACACCGGAATTTGTCGCCACACTATCGCCAGAGGGGCTGGTTCAGATCCGCGGGCAGATCAGTAGCGAAGGCAGTCGCAAAACAGTCGATAGCCTGGCCAAGGCACGATTTGCGTCAGATGTGGTGCATACAACTGCACGACTGGCCGAAGCGTTGCCGCGAAACTGGCCGGTTCGAACCCTGACTGGCGTCGAAGCCTTGTCTTATTTGTCGAGTGGTGCCGTCACGGTTACCCCTGACAATCTGACCGTAAAAGGTAAAACGGGCCGTCCAGATGCGAGCGCAAAAGTGTCTGCTATGCTGGCGTCGAAGTTAGGCGAGGCGGGACAATATTCAATAGATATTGAATATGTAGAGGCGCTTGACCCGGTGGCCAGCCTGCCAACACCGGATGAATGCGTTGATCTGATTTCCCAGATGCAGGTCGACCGCAAGATCAATTTTGAGCCGGGATCATCTAATGTGGATGAAGATTCAAGCCCAATTCTGGATGATATCGCGGAAGTCTTACGGGAATGTGGTAAGATCAAGCTTGAGATCGGTGGTCACACCGACAGCCAGGGTCGCGAAGAAATGAACCAGCAGCTGAGCCAGACGCGGGCGCAAACCATTTTGAATGAACTGCGCCAGCGCCGTGTGCTGACCTCTAAATTTACGGCAACGGGGTATGGTGAAAGCCAACCGATAGAATCTAACGATTCTGAGGCAGGCCGCGAGGCCAATCGGAGGATTGAATTCCTCTTGATCCGGCCAGACCCGATTGTGGAAGAAGAAACCACACTTGACGCTTTGGCGGAGCCAAAAGGCGAAAAACCCGAAGAAAACGCAGAAGAAAAACTGCAAGAAGACGCCGAAGGACAGGCAGCAGATGAATAG
- a CDS encoding helix-turn-helix transcriptional regulator, translating into MARIGAMISAPARAIMLTELFDGRALTMTELSGVAGVSASTASEHLSQLLEGGFVTREKSGRHNYYRLASPQIAHALEQLVAQTAHVNLADRPGKRPRTPIQQARLCYDHIAGHLGVAIADALVAKGALVPLDNDYELTPQGEALLGSFGADIPTLRHSKRLFARQCLDWSERRHHVAGVVGATIADLAFANGWIERARERRVLHVTPKGQSALKKHLDLNIAPTGDLLHP; encoded by the coding sequence ATGGCCCGCATCGGCGCGATGATCAGCGCCCCAGCCCGCGCAATAATGTTGACGGAGCTGTTCGACGGCCGCGCCCTGACCATGACCGAACTATCCGGTGTCGCTGGGGTGTCAGCCTCCACCGCCAGCGAGCACCTCAGCCAACTGTTAGAGGGCGGTTTTGTCACCCGTGAGAAAAGCGGGCGCCACAACTATTACCGCCTTGCCAGCCCGCAAATTGCCCATGCACTGGAACAGCTTGTGGCGCAAACCGCCCATGTCAATCTGGCCGACCGTCCCGGCAAACGCCCCCGTACCCCCATCCAGCAGGCCCGCCTGTGCTATGACCACATCGCCGGACATCTAGGCGTGGCCATCGCCGACGCGCTGGTTGCCAAAGGCGCACTGGTACCACTAGACAACGACTATGAGCTCACCCCGCAAGGCGAGGCGCTACTCGGCTCCTTTGGGGCAGATATCCCCACCCTACGCCACAGCAAACGCCTCTTTGCCCGCCAATGCCTGGATTGGAGCGAACGCCGCCATCATGTGGCCGGCGTTGTCGGCGCCACCATCGCCGATCTGGCCTTTGCCAACGGCTGGATCGAACGCGCCCGCGAACGTCGCGTATTGCATGTGACACCCAAAGGCCAAAGCGCACTCAAAAAACACCTCGATCTGAACATCGCCCCAACAGGTGACCTCTTGCATCCCTGA
- a CDS encoding 16S rRNA (uracil(1498)-N(3))-methyltransferase, with product MSTAKIRLFVEHPLAQGQSVPITKEQAHYLFGVMRKGVGDDLLLFDGQNGEWRGTVTQTGKRGGELGVIEQTRPQHNPPDLWLLFAPIKKARTDFIVEKAAEMGAARICPIQTDFTNSDRIRQDRLQAHAVEAAEQCGGTFVPEVTALAKLDKLISDWPEDRQLMFCDESLAGAAETLGAAAGNKWAILIGPEGGFSESERSRLHALTFAHAVSLGPRILRADTAAVAAMTVWQQVIGDWS from the coding sequence ATGAGTACCGCTAAGATCAGACTGTTTGTAGAGCACCCTTTGGCCCAAGGGCAATCTGTTCCTATCACAAAGGAACAGGCGCATTATCTTTTTGGCGTCATGCGCAAAGGCGTGGGTGATGATCTGTTACTCTTTGACGGTCAGAACGGTGAATGGCGAGGAACCGTAACGCAAACTGGCAAGCGTGGCGGAGAGTTGGGCGTTATCGAACAAACCCGCCCACAGCATAACCCGCCTGATCTATGGCTGCTCTTTGCACCCATTAAAAAAGCCCGCACCGATTTTATCGTTGAAAAGGCAGCCGAGATGGGCGCGGCCCGCATCTGCCCGATCCAGACCGATTTCACCAATTCCGATCGCATCCGCCAGGACCGCCTGCAAGCCCACGCAGTTGAAGCGGCAGAGCAATGCGGCGGCACCTTCGTGCCAGAGGTCACTGCCCTCGCAAAACTCGACAAACTTATTTCGGACTGGCCCGAAGACCGGCAACTGATGTTCTGCGACGAATCTCTGGCTGGGGCAGCTGAAACCCTTGGCGCTGCTGCAGGTAACAAATGGGCCATCCTCATCGGGCCCGAAGGCGGCTTTTCCGAATCGGAGCGTTCGCGCCTGCACGCCCTAACCTTCGCCCATGCCGTCAGCCTCGGCCCTCGCATCTTGCGCGCCGACACCGCCGCCGTGGCCGCAATGACCGTCTGGCAACAAGTGATTGGAGATTGGTCATGA
- a CDS encoding glutamate--cysteine ligase, whose translation MSIPQSGGGPIERHEQLAEYLESGCKPKEDWRIGTEHEKFGYCKDTLKPLPFEGERSIVAVLEGLRDRHDWAEVREGGKLIGLEKDGANVSLEPGGALELSGAPLETIHETCDEVNVHLREVKDIADEIGVGFIGLGAAPIWQHEEMPLMPKGRYKLMDSYMQKVGTMGRTMMRRTCTVQVNLDFGSEADMVQKLRVAIALQPVATALFANSPFLENKTNGHKSWRSRVWRDLDDARTGMVPFVFDEGFGFEAWTQYALDVPMYFVYRDGKYIDALGQSFRDFLEGKLPALPGETPTLSDWADHLTTAFPEARIKKFMEMRGADGGPWRRLCALPAFWVGLTYDQGALDAAWDLVKDWDTETRENLRIAASESALQAQVGDIKMHDLAREVLSISEAGLKARARPGAGGLVPDETHFLNALQESIESGKVPADELLERYHGDWNGDLTRIFADYSY comes from the coding sequence ATGTCCATTCCCCAGTCCGGCGGCGGACCAATTGAACGCCACGAGCAACTTGCAGAATACCTAGAAAGTGGCTGTAAGCCCAAAGAAGACTGGCGCATTGGCACCGAGCACGAGAAGTTCGGCTATTGCAAGGACACGCTAAAACCCCTCCCGTTTGAAGGCGAGCGTTCCATCGTTGCCGTTCTCGAGGGTTTGCGTGACCGCCACGACTGGGCCGAGGTCCGCGAAGGCGGCAAGCTGATCGGTCTGGAAAAAGACGGCGCAAACGTCAGCTTAGAACCCGGCGGCGCGCTGGAGCTGTCAGGCGCTCCGCTCGAGACTATCCATGAAACCTGCGACGAGGTGAATGTTCACCTGCGCGAGGTCAAGGACATCGCCGATGAAATCGGCGTTGGCTTCATCGGTCTTGGCGCCGCCCCCATTTGGCAGCATGAGGAAATGCCCCTCATGCCCAAAGGCCGCTACAAACTGATGGACAGCTACATGCAAAAGGTCGGCACCATGGGCCGCACCATGATGCGACGCACGTGCACGGTACAGGTCAATTTGGATTTCGGATCCGAGGCCGACATGGTGCAAAAGCTACGCGTTGCCATCGCCCTGCAGCCTGTCGCCACCGCTTTGTTTGCCAACTCACCGTTCCTTGAAAATAAAACCAACGGCCATAAATCATGGCGGTCCCGCGTCTGGCGTGATCTGGATGATGCCCGCACCGGCATGGTGCCTTTTGTCTTTGACGAGGGGTTCGGGTTTGAGGCGTGGACTCAATACGCCCTAGATGTGCCAATGTATTTTGTTTACCGCGATGGCAAATATATTGACGCGCTTGGCCAGTCGTTCCGCGACTTCCTCGAAGGAAAACTGCCCGCCCTGCCCGGCGAAACACCAACGCTGTCCGACTGGGCTGACCACCTGACCACCGCCTTCCCCGAGGCGCGGATCAAAAAATTCATGGAAATGCGCGGCGCCGATGGCGGCCCATGGCGTCGCCTGTGCGCGCTGCCCGCTTTCTGGGTTGGCTTAACCTATGATCAAGGCGCGCTGGATGCCGCTTGGGATCTGGTTAAAGACTGGGATACTGAAACTCGCGAAAACCTTCGTATCGCCGCCAGCGAAAGCGCTTTGCAAGCCCAAGTCGGTGACATCAAGATGCACGATCTGGCCCGCGAGGTTCTGAGCATTTCCGAGGCTGGCCTCAAAGCCCGCGCCCGCCCCGGTGCAGGTGGTCTGGTGCCAGATGAAACCCACTTCCTCAACGCCCTGCAAGAAAGCATCGAAAGCGGCAAAGTTCCCGCTGATGAACTGCTGGAACGCTATCACGGCGACTGGAACGGCGACCTGACTCGGATTTTCGCGGATTACAGCTACTGA